A single region of the Blattabacterium cuenoti genome encodes:
- the mutS gene encoding DNA mismatch repair protein MutS, whose product MNKKDNSFCKKKEETPLIKQYNDIKTKYPDTILLFQVGDFYETFGEDAIKCSKTLNIVLTKRSNIHLAGFPYHSINTYLPKLIQSGFRVAICDQLEEPKKGKNIVKRGVIELITPGIIINENILKNKSNNFLASIHIEKNNLGLSFLDISTGEFFITEDKKDKILQYLKLFNPSEILFQRKEKNFFDQLLKNKYYTFLIEDWMFDYAFAYEKLTSHFKTNSLKGFGIDDLKLGIISSGVILFYLQNTQHFNMKHISSIQKIKKEEHMCIDDFTFRNLEIFHSLNQEGVSLINILDKTITPMGGRLLKNWILFPLINILHIEERQKIVKELYFNKSIRFFIKRKLKDIHDIERMISKMITGKISPHEIYIFNKSLISIIEIKENILSQKSKILIDIGNSFIDCSFISKKIVDTIQKNPPHQIEKGKGNVIMKGFSKKLDNIRLLYFSQKEYLDRLCSKEQLNTGINNLKIGYNNIFGYFFEVKNSKKHKVPSHWIQKQTLTNSSRYITEVLKTYELKILNAEQKMFFLEKKIFNNLIDQILENIKHLQKNAKKIAELDVLCSFSNLALENNYVQPKINQSLKICIIKGRHPVIERQLISKTSYIPNNIILNKSDQQIIIITGPNMSGKSAILRQTAIIILMAHIGSFVPAKYAEIGLIDKIFSRVGASDNISLGESTFMVEMNETASILNNISKRSFIILDEIGRGTSTYDGISIAKSIVEFLQENKFRPLTLFATHYHELNEMSSFFKRIKNYHVSVKKINDNIIFMRKLIIGGSDHSFGIHVAKISGMPMKIIYRAKEILKTLNKKKEL is encoded by the coding sequence TAAATATCCAGATACAATTTTATTATTTCAAGTTGGAGATTTTTATGAAACTTTTGGAGAAGATGCAATCAAATGTTCTAAAACATTAAATATTGTTTTAACTAAACGATCTAATATTCATTTAGCTGGATTTCCTTATCATTCAATAAATACTTATTTACCAAAATTAATACAATCAGGATTTCGTGTAGCAATTTGTGATCAATTAGAAGAACCAAAAAAAGGTAAAAATATTGTAAAAAGAGGTGTTATAGAGCTTATAACTCCAGGTATAATAATAAATGAAAATATTTTAAAAAATAAATCTAACAATTTTTTAGCCTCTATTCATATAGAAAAAAATAATTTAGGATTAAGTTTTTTAGATATTTCTACTGGAGAATTTTTTATAACAGAAGATAAAAAAGATAAAATATTACAATATTTAAAACTTTTTAACCCTAGTGAAATTCTTTTTCAAAGAAAAGAAAAAAATTTTTTTGATCAATTATTAAAAAATAAATATTATACTTTTTTAATAGAAGATTGGATGTTTGATTATGCATTTGCATATGAAAAATTAACATCACATTTTAAAACTAATTCTTTAAAAGGATTTGGAATTGATGATTTAAAATTAGGAATTATTTCTTCTGGAGTTATTTTATTCTATTTACAAAATACTCAACATTTCAATATGAAACATATTTCTTCTATACAAAAAATAAAAAAAGAAGAACATATGTGTATTGATGATTTTACTTTTCGAAATTTAGAAATATTTCATTCTTTGAATCAAGAAGGAGTTTCTTTAATAAATATTTTAGATAAAACCATAACACCTATGGGTGGTCGATTATTAAAAAATTGGATTCTTTTCCCTTTAATAAATATTCTTCATATAGAAGAACGCCAAAAAATAGTAAAAGAATTATATTTTAATAAAAGTATACGTTTTTTTATAAAAAGAAAACTTAAAGATATTCATGATATAGAAAGAATGATTTCCAAAATGATCACAGGAAAAATATCACCTCATGAAATATATATTTTTAACAAATCCTTAATTTCCATTATTGAAATAAAAGAAAATATTTTATCTCAAAAATCTAAAATACTTATAGATATTGGAAATTCTTTTATTGATTGTTCCTTTATTTCTAAAAAAATAGTTGATACTATACAAAAAAATCCTCCACATCAAATTGAAAAAGGAAAAGGAAATGTTATTATGAAAGGATTTTCTAAAAAATTAGATAATATACGTTTACTTTATTTTTCACAAAAAGAATATTTGGATAGACTTTGTTCAAAAGAACAATTAAATACCGGAATAAATAATTTAAAAATTGGATATAATAATATTTTTGGATATTTTTTTGAAGTAAAAAATTCAAAAAAACATAAAGTTCCATCTCATTGGATACAAAAACAAACATTAACTAATTCATCCAGATATATTACTGAAGTTTTAAAAACTTATGAATTAAAGATTTTAAATGCTGAACAAAAAATGTTTTTTTTAGAAAAAAAAATATTCAATAATTTAATTGATCAAATATTAGAAAATATAAAACATTTACAAAAAAATGCGAAAAAAATTGCAGAATTAGATGTTTTATGCTCTTTTTCTAATTTAGCATTAGAAAACAATTATGTTCAACCAAAAATTAATCAATCCTTAAAAATATGTATCATAAAAGGAAGACATCCAGTTATTGAAAGACAACTAATATCCAAAACGTCTTATATTCCTAACAATATTATTCTAAATAAATCAGATCAACAAATTATTATAATAACAGGTCCAAATATGTCAGGTAAATCTGCTATTTTGCGGCAGACAGCTATTATTATACTCATGGCTCATATTGGAAGTTTTGTTCCTGCAAAATATGCAGAAATAGGATTGATTGATAAAATATTTAGCAGAGTTGGAGCTTCCGATAATATTTCTTTAGGAGAATCCACTTTTATGGTAGAAATGAACGAAACGGCAAGCATATTAAATAATATTTCCAAAAGAAGTTTTATTATTTTAGATGAAATAGGAAGAGGAACAAGTACTTACGATGGTATTTCAATAGCAAAATCTATTGTTGAATTTTTACAAGAAAATAAATTTCGACCTTTAACTTTATTTGCAACTCACTACCATGAATTAAATGAAATGAGTTCTTTTTTTAAAAGAATAAAAAATTACCATGTTTCTGTAAAAAAAATTAATGATAATATTATTTTTATGCGTAAGTTAATAATAGGAGGGAGCGATCATAGTTTTGGCATTCATGTAGCAAAAATATCAGGAATGCCTATGAAGATTATTTATAGAGCAAAAGAAATATTAAAAACATTAAATAAAAAAAAAGAACTTTGA
- the guaB gene encoding IMP dehydrogenase: MFLNKKILKEALTFDDVLLVPSYSSILPSEVSLKTYLTSDIILNIPILSAAMDTVTESSLAISIAREGGIGIIHKNMNIKNQSEEVYKVKRSESGMIDDPITLSRNSTLKFAQSLMKKYKISGLPVIEKNHLLVGIITRRDIKYRTNLDSLVEDVMTKENLITSKKNITLEKAKNILLKARIEKLPIIDDHNKLIGLITIRDIDNLIEYPNACKDSKGRLRVGAAIGIDNETLERVDSLVKIGSDIIVIDSAHGHSSRILKTIKSIRYSFPKIPLLSGNVVTMEGAKDLINAGSNILKVGIGSGSICTTRVIAGVGMPQITAINDVYEYAKKRNVNVVSDGGIRYSGDVVKAIAAGASSVMIGSLFAGTDESPGEEVFFKGRKFKTYVGMGSLIAMKRGSKDRYFQFHEKSVPEGIEAIVPYKGKIKDVIYQICGGLRSGMGYCGVSSITELMQKGKFVRITNSGLKENHPHSVSITKETPNYFQKINTRDGI, encoded by the coding sequence ATGTTTTTAAATAAAAAAATTTTAAAAGAGGCTTTAACTTTCGATGATGTCCTCCTTGTTCCATCCTATTCTTCCATTTTACCATCAGAAGTCTCTCTTAAAACTTATCTAACATCTGATATTATTCTTAATATTCCCATATTAAGTGCAGCTATGGATACAGTAACAGAATCTTCCTTAGCTATATCCATAGCTAGAGAAGGAGGAATAGGAATTATACATAAAAATATGAATATAAAAAATCAATCCGAAGAAGTTTATAAAGTAAAAAGAAGTGAAAGTGGAATGATTGATGATCCTATTACTCTTTCTAGGAATTCTACGTTAAAATTCGCTCAATCTCTTATGAAAAAATATAAAATATCAGGATTACCTGTAATAGAAAAAAATCATTTATTGGTAGGAATAATTACTAGAAGAGATATAAAATATCGTACAAATTTAGATTCTTTAGTAGAAGATGTGATGACGAAAGAAAACTTAATTACTTCCAAAAAAAATATAACTTTAGAAAAAGCAAAAAATATTTTATTAAAAGCAAGAATAGAAAAATTACCTATTATAGATGATCATAATAAATTAATAGGATTAATTACAATTAGAGATATTGATAATTTAATTGAATATCCTAATGCATGCAAAGACTCTAAAGGACGTCTTCGTGTTGGAGCAGCTATAGGTATAGATAATGAAACTTTAGAAAGAGTAGATTCTTTAGTTAAAATAGGATCGGATATTATAGTAATAGATTCTGCACATGGTCATTCTTCTAGAATATTAAAAACTATAAAATCCATTCGATATTCTTTTCCAAAAATTCCATTATTATCTGGAAATGTAGTAACAATGGAAGGGGCAAAAGATTTAATAAACGCTGGTTCTAATATTTTAAAAGTAGGAATTGGATCTGGTTCTATTTGTACAACGCGAGTTATAGCTGGAGTAGGAATGCCTCAGATAACAGCTATTAATGATGTATATGAATATGCTAAAAAAAGAAATGTTAATGTAGTTTCTGATGGAGGAATTCGATATTCAGGAGATGTAGTAAAAGCTATAGCTGCTGGAGCTAGTTCTGTTATGATTGGTAGTTTATTTGCAGGTACAGATGAATCTCCTGGAGAAGAAGTTTTTTTTAAAGGAAGAAAATTTAAAACTTATGTAGGAATGGGGTCTTTAATTGCTATGAAAAGAGGAAGTAAAGATCGTTATTTTCAATTTCATGAAAAATCTGTTCCAGAAGGAATAGAGGCTATAGTCCCCTATAAAGGAAAAATAAAAGATGTAATTTATCAAATTTGTGGAGGATTGCGTTCTGGTATGGGATATTGTGGAGTATCTTCTATTACCGAACTCATGCAAAAAGGAAAATTTGTAAGAATAACTAATTCAGGATTAAAAGAAAATCATCCACATAGTGTAAGTATAACAAAAGAAACGCCAAACTATTTTCAAAAAATAAATACCCGGGACGGGATTTGA
- the rplS gene encoding 50S ribosomal protein L19: protein MLQNIIIYIENKFISKNNFPLFCSGDTITVFFEIKEGEKKRIQSFKGVVIKKQGKGLTKTFTIRKISAGIGIERIFIFNQPNIQKIEINKKGKVRRAKIYYFRYLKGKKARIKSL from the coding sequence ATGTTACAAAATATAATTATATATATAGAAAATAAATTTATTTCAAAAAATAATTTTCCATTATTTTGTTCTGGAGATACAATAACTGTTTTTTTTGAAATTAAAGAGGGAGAAAAAAAAAGAATACAATCTTTTAAAGGGGTCGTAATAAAAAAACAAGGAAAAGGTTTAACTAAAACATTTACCATACGTAAAATAAGTGCAGGTATAGGAATAGAACGTATATTTATTTTTAATCAGCCAAATATACAAAAAATAGAAATTAATAAAAAAGGTAAAGTTCGAAGAGCCAAAATTTATTATTTTAGATATTTAAAAGGTAAAAAAGCAAGGATTAAAAGTTTATAG
- the glmM gene encoding phosphoglucosamine mutase: protein MTLVKSSSGIRGTLGGKVGEGFSPLEIIKFSAGYVSWMKKKYKKKKYIIILGRDGRVTSALFQQFLVITFQSLGINVINIGLSTTPTVGIAVKNEKADGGIMLTASHNPKNWNGLKMFNSCGEFLSEKDFKKLFFIVEKEHFRFSSYKKLGNIFYVKNYIQKHIKKIISLPIIDKNIIEKARLKIVVDGINSTGGIAVPILLKYLGVHVVKMYCEPHGDFIHNPEPIEKNLREICKKVPQIKANLGISVDPDVDRVVFICENGDFFGEEYTLVSIADYILENKFGPVVSTLSSSYALKDLSIKKGVPHYFTSVGEVHVVKKMKEVHAVIGGEGNGGIIYPDLRYGRDALVGIALFLTQIAKLNITLSKLKKRYSNYFMSKKKIRFYSHEKIKILFNIIKKKYKKEKINFSDGIKIYLLNNEWIHIRKSNTENIIRIHTESYSKRRANFLAKEIICEVKKL from the coding sequence TTGACACTTGTAAAATCTTCATCTGGAATAAGAGGAACATTGGGAGGAAAAGTAGGAGAAGGCTTTTCTCCTTTAGAGATAATAAAATTTTCTGCTGGATATGTTTCTTGGATGAAAAAAAAATATAAAAAAAAAAAATATATTATTATATTAGGTAGAGATGGAAGAGTAACTTCCGCTTTATTTCAACAATTTTTAGTAATTACTTTTCAAAGTCTTGGAATAAATGTTATAAACATAGGTTTATCCACTACTCCTACCGTAGGAATAGCCGTTAAAAATGAAAAAGCGGATGGAGGGATTATGTTAACGGCTAGTCATAATCCAAAAAATTGGAATGGATTAAAAATGTTCAATTCTTGTGGAGAATTTTTATCTGAAAAAGATTTTAAAAAATTATTTTTTATAGTAGAAAAAGAACATTTTCGTTTTTCTTCTTATAAAAAATTAGGTAATATTTTTTATGTTAAAAATTATATTCAAAAACATATAAAAAAAATTATTTCATTACCTATTATAGATAAAAATATTATTGAAAAAGCTAGATTAAAAATCGTGGTAGACGGAATAAATTCTACAGGGGGAATAGCTGTTCCTATACTTTTAAAATATTTGGGCGTTCATGTAGTAAAAATGTATTGTGAACCTCATGGAGATTTTATTCATAATCCTGAACCTATTGAAAAAAATTTAAGAGAAATATGTAAAAAAGTACCACAAATAAAAGCAAATTTAGGGATATCAGTGGATCCTGATGTTGATCGTGTAGTATTTATTTGTGAAAATGGAGATTTTTTTGGAGAGGAATATACTTTGGTATCTATTGCTGATTATATATTAGAAAATAAATTTGGTCCTGTTGTTTCTACATTATCTTCTTCTTATGCATTAAAAGATCTTTCTATAAAAAAAGGGGTTCCACATTATTTTACTTCTGTAGGAGAAGTACATGTAGTTAAAAAAATGAAAGAAGTACATGCTGTAATTGGAGGAGAAGGTAATGGAGGAATTATTTATCCTGATTTACGTTATGGAAGAGACGCATTAGTAGGAATTGCTTTATTTTTAACTCAAATAGCTAAACTAAATATTACATTATCTAAATTAAAAAAAAGATATTCTAATTATTTTATGTCTAAAAAAAAAATACGATTTTATTCTCATGAAAAAATTAAAATATTGTTTAATATAATAAAAAAAAAATATAAAAAAGAAAAAATAAATTTTAGTGATGGAATTAAAATTTATTTATTAAATAATGAATGGATACATATAAGAAAATCTAATACCGAAAATATCATTAGAATACACACTGAAAGTTATTCAAAAAGAAGAGCTAATTTTTTGGCAAAAGAAATTATATGTGAAGTAAAAAAATTATGA
- a CDS encoding ABC transporter permease → MNFEWFFSKKTVWKDCSKNKYLRSIVIITQITIIFGLIITILTFSIGFGLKKIVKNKLFNIKGQIFVQKKDSIVPLNIKEINFLKKNFFHLNYIEKIYKIAENNVIINTNKKTDRYIYKGLYKDYNPLFFKFFLIKGNIFNIKKKLFSNQSVLLSKKISLSLGLNIGSNVKIYFFFFKNNKKPIILSKKFKISGLYETGIPEFDNVYIIGNIKFIPHIYYQKKFFSEKLEIFLSPSFYKEKNIKIYKKKPNDFSVQIFYDKNYHSIVEWINIFHVNIIVISFIVFLALIINMIVFIIILLLERIKTIGILKTLGAKNKVIQKIFLLYVLQIFIPSLIIGNGIAITILVIQKKFHLISLNKIQYFVDYVPVYFNINHIFMINFSIIFICFVSIFFPSFFIINKTSPIKVIEFE, encoded by the coding sequence TTGAATTTTGAATGGTTTTTTTCTAAAAAAACAGTTTGGAAAGATTGCAGTAAAAATAAATATCTTAGATCAATAGTAATCATTACACAAATAACAATAATTTTCGGATTAATTATAACTATTTTAACTTTTTCTATAGGATTTGGTTTAAAAAAAATTGTAAAAAATAAATTATTTAATATTAAAGGTCAAATTTTTGTTCAAAAAAAAGATTCTATTGTTCCGTTAAATATAAAAGAAATAAATTTTCTAAAAAAAAATTTTTTCCATCTTAATTATATTGAAAAAATTTATAAAATAGCCGAAAATAATGTGATTATTAATACAAATAAAAAAACAGATAGATATATTTATAAAGGATTATATAAAGACTATAACCCACTATTTTTTAAATTTTTTTTGATAAAAGGAAACATTTTTAATATAAAAAAAAAGTTATTTTCCAATCAAAGCGTTCTTTTATCAAAAAAAATTTCTTTATCATTAGGATTAAATATTGGTTCAAATGTAAAAATATATTTTTTTTTCTTTAAAAATAATAAAAAACCTATTATTTTATCCAAAAAATTTAAAATTTCTGGTTTATATGAAACTGGTATTCCAGAATTTGATAATGTTTACATTATTGGAAATATAAAATTTATTCCACATATTTATTATCAAAAAAAATTTTTTTCAGAAAAATTAGAAATTTTTTTATCTCCTTCTTTTTATAAAGAAAAAAATATAAAAATTTATAAAAAAAAACCTAATGATTTTTCAGTTCAAATTTTTTATGATAAAAATTATCATTCAATTGTAGAGTGGATAAATATTTTTCATGTAAATATTATTGTTATTAGTTTTATTGTTTTTTTAGCTTTGATTATAAATATGATTGTATTTATTATAATACTTCTTTTAGAAAGAATTAAAACCATAGGTATTTTAAAAACTTTAGGGGCAAAAAATAAAGTAATACAAAAAATATTTTTATTGTATGTTTTACAAATATTTATTCCTTCATTAATTATAGGAAATGGAATAGCAATTACTATATTAGTAATACAAAAAAAATTTCATTTAATTTCATTAAATAAAATACAATATTTTGTAGATTATGTTCCAGTTTATTTTAACATAAATCATATTTTTATGATAAATTTTTCCATTATTTTTATTTGTTTTGTATCAATATTTTTTCCTTCTTTTTTTATTATTAATAAAACATCTCCCATAAAAGTTATAGAATTTGAATAA
- the dnaB gene encoding replicative DNA helicase, producing MNKVNSFIKSGKEDNFFYKKIPPQALDLEEAVIGAVMVDQKGLDEIIDILFPEIFYKKAHQEIFRVIQKLYHHSNPIDLYTVVDELQKIGKLELIGGEFYLIELTQKVISSAHIEYHSRIVLQKFILRKLISISSDIIQKCYEESTDVFDLLDYAESKLFEVNKKYLITKKYETTPCLVKKAIDKIKKTKKEGLSGISSGFYKMDKITSGWQNSDLIILASRPGMGKTTFMLSMVKNIVVEQKIPVIIFSLEMSSIQLITKLISSETGISSEKIKRANLSNLDWECLINKSKKLKDAPLFIDDTPSLSIFSLRAKCRHLISQHGIKLILIDYMQLMGINDHGSKFQNREQEISIISRNLKSIAKELDIPIIALSQLSRAVETRGGSKRPLLSDLRESGAIEQDADIVLFIYRPEYYGFRIWDSDEENDSCVGQAEIIIAKHRNGGLDKFRLKFISDQAKFVNMEEKKQNSLVWEEDYKKNVLDKESFLMSSYGDFDKEMLKSPYDENNDIDFNNENYLDED from the coding sequence ATGAATAAAGTGAATAGTTTTATAAAATCAGGAAAAGAAGATAATTTTTTTTATAAAAAAATACCTCCTCAAGCATTAGATTTAGAAGAAGCTGTTATAGGGGCTGTTATGGTAGATCAAAAAGGATTAGATGAAATTATTGATATCCTTTTTCCTGAAATTTTTTATAAAAAAGCACATCAAGAAATTTTTAGAGTTATACAGAAATTATACCATCATTCAAATCCAATTGATTTATATACTGTAGTGGATGAATTACAAAAAATTGGAAAATTGGAATTAATAGGTGGAGAGTTTTATTTGATAGAATTAACACAAAAAGTAATTTCTTCTGCGCATATAGAATATCATAGTCGTATAGTCTTACAGAAGTTTATTTTGAGAAAATTAATTAGTATATCTTCTGATATTATACAAAAATGTTATGAGGAAAGTACGGATGTCTTTGATCTTTTGGATTATGCGGAATCAAAATTATTCGAAGTCAATAAAAAATATTTAATAACAAAAAAATATGAAACAACTCCATGTCTTGTAAAAAAAGCTATTGATAAAATTAAAAAAACAAAAAAAGAAGGGCTAAGTGGTATTTCTTCTGGATTTTATAAAATGGATAAAATTACTTCTGGTTGGCAAAATTCTGACTTAATTATATTGGCTTCTAGACCTGGAATGGGTAAAACTACTTTTATGTTATCCATGGTAAAAAATATCGTTGTAGAACAAAAAATACCGGTTATTATTTTTTCATTAGAAATGTCTTCTATTCAATTAATTACAAAATTAATATCATCAGAAACTGGAATTTCTTCAGAAAAAATTAAAAGAGCAAATTTGTCAAATTTAGATTGGGAATGTTTGATAAATAAATCAAAAAAATTAAAGGATGCTCCTCTATTTATAGATGATACTCCTTCTTTATCTATATTCAGTTTACGTGCAAAATGTCGTCATTTAATATCTCAACATGGTATAAAATTAATATTGATAGATTATATGCAATTAATGGGTATAAATGATCATGGTTCTAAATTTCAAAATAGAGAACAAGAAATATCAATTATTTCTAGAAATTTAAAATCTATAGCTAAAGAACTTGATATTCCTATAATAGCATTATCACAACTTTCTAGAGCTGTGGAAACAAGAGGAGGAAGTAAACGTCCTTTATTATCTGATTTAAGAGAATCAGGAGCTATAGAACAAGATGCAGATATAGTTTTATTTATTTATAGACCTGAATATTATGGATTTCGAATTTGGGATTCAGATGAAGAGAATGATTCTTGTGTTGGTCAAGCAGAAATTATCATAGCTAAACATAGAAATGGAGGATTGGATAAATTTCGTTTAAAATTTATAAGTGATCAAGCTAAATTCGTAAATATGGAAGAAAAAAAACAAAATTCATTAGTTTGGGAAGAAGATTATAAAAAAAATGTTCTTGATAAAGAAAGTTTTTTAATGTCATCATATGGAGATTTTGACAAGGAAATGTTAAAATCTCCATATGATGAAAATAATGATATAGATTTTAATAATGAAAATTATTTAGATGAAGATTAA
- a CDS encoding acetyl-CoA carboxylase carboxyltransferase subunit alpha, translating into MEYLDFEKPIQEIKDQYINCLLIEKKSGVNMREVCNQLKLKLEKTIKKLHNNLTPWQRVQLSRHPNRPYTLDYIQYITKKDSFIELHGDRNFGDDKAIVGGFGKIEDNIFMLIGTQKGKNTKDRQYRRFGMPNPEGYRKALRLMKLAEKFSKPIVTFIDTPGAFPGIEAETRGQGEAIGKNIYEMMCLKVPIIVLIIGEGASGGALGIGIGDKVSMMENSWFSVISPESCSTILWGTWDKKEKSAEALKLTAENMHKLNLIDDIIKEPLGGAHFCPNKAYKFVKKQIIKHYKQLSIIEIESLIKKRKNKYISIGFFDE; encoded by the coding sequence ATGGAATATTTAGATTTTGAAAAACCAATACAAGAAATTAAGGATCAATATATAAACTGTCTTTTGATTGAAAAAAAAAGTGGAGTTAATATGAGGGAAGTTTGTAATCAATTGAAGTTAAAATTAGAAAAAACTATTAAAAAATTACATAATAATTTAACTCCTTGGCAAAGAGTACAATTATCTAGACATCCAAATAGACCTTATACTTTAGATTATATACAGTATATAACAAAAAAAGATTCTTTTATAGAATTGCATGGAGATCGTAATTTTGGAGACGATAAAGCTATCGTAGGAGGTTTTGGTAAAATAGAGGATAATATTTTTATGTTGATAGGTACTCAAAAGGGTAAAAATACCAAAGATAGACAATATAGAAGATTTGGAATGCCTAATCCAGAAGGCTATAGAAAAGCTTTACGTCTTATGAAATTAGCTGAAAAATTTAGTAAGCCTATTGTTACTTTTATTGATACACCAGGAGCTTTTCCTGGAATTGAAGCAGAAACAAGAGGTCAAGGGGAGGCAATTGGAAAAAATATTTATGAAATGATGTGTTTAAAAGTTCCTATTATTGTTTTAATTATAGGAGAAGGAGCAAGTGGTGGGGCTTTGGGAATAGGTATAGGAGATAAGGTTTCTATGATGGAAAATTCTTGGTTTTCTGTTATTTCACCCGAAAGTTGTTCTACAATACTTTGGGGAACATGGGATAAAAAAGAAAAATCAGCAGAAGCATTAAAACTAACGGCAGAAAATATGCATAAATTAAATCTTATAGATGATATTATCAAAGAACCTTTGGGTGGAGCTCATTTTTGTCCAAATAAAGCTTATAAATTTGTAAAAAAACAAATTATTAAACATTATAAACAATTATCTATAATTGAAATTGAATCTCTTATTAAAAAGAGAAAAAATAAGTATATTTCCATAGGTTTTTTTGATGAATAA
- a CDS encoding succinate dehydrogenase/fumarate reductase iron-sulfur subunit has translation MKKLLNFKLKIWRQKNNKEKGFFKIYPVHDISPDSSFLEMLDLLNHKIICEKKESSTISFDHDCREGICGMCSLYINGRAHGPDSLITTCQLHMRHFYDGETIYIEPWRAKPFPIIKDLVVDRSSFDKIMISGGFISVNTLGKTVDGNMIPIPKNKADKAFDAATCIGCGACVAACKNRSAMLFVSAKISQFALLPQGKIERKKRVLNMVNKMDEEGFGTCTNTKACEIECPKGISTEYISFMNHEYIHSFTN, from the coding sequence ATGAAAAAACTTTTGAATTTTAAATTAAAAATATGGAGACAAAAAAATAATAAAGAAAAAGGGTTTTTTAAAATTTATCCAGTTCATGATATATCTCCTGATAGTTCTTTTTTAGAAATGTTAGATTTATTAAATCATAAGATTATATGTGAAAAAAAAGAATCTTCTACCATATCATTTGATCATGATTGTCGTGAAGGAATTTGTGGGATGTGTTCATTATACATAAATGGAAGAGCACATGGCCCAGATAGTTTAATTACCACTTGTCAACTTCATATGCGACATTTTTATGATGGAGAAACTATATATATAGAACCTTGGAGAGCTAAACCTTTTCCTATCATTAAAGATCTTGTTGTAGATAGATCTTCTTTTGATAAAATAATGATTTCAGGTGGTTTTATATCCGTAAATACATTAGGAAAAACAGTAGATGGAAATATGATTCCTATTCCAAAAAATAAAGCAGATAAAGCTTTTGATGCGGCTACATGTATTGGTTGTGGAGCCTGTGTCGCTGCATGTAAAAATAGATCTGCTATGTTATTTGTTTCAGCAAAAATTTCACAATTTGCTTTATTACCTCAAGGAAAAATAGAAAGAAAAAAAAGAGTATTAAATATGGTTAATAAGATGGATGAAGAAGGATTTGGAACTTGTACCAATACTAAAGCATGTGAAATAGAGTGTCCAAAAGGAATATCTACAGAATATATTTCTTTTATGAATCATGAGTATATCCATTCATTTACCAATTAA